In Cervus elaphus chromosome 27, mCerEla1.1, whole genome shotgun sequence, the genomic stretch TTTCGTGTTAATGAAACAGTAATCCTATTGTGAAACCTGAAGTAGCAGGCAGTGAAGAAGACCTTCCTGAACAAAGCTGGTGGGGCAACCACATGAACAGGAAGGCAAGATTTAAAACCTGCAGAGACCCCCTCCTAGAGCTTGTGGCTAATGTCCCAACAATCATCCAAGTGCCAGGCTGAGAATATTGGAGAGATGTAACTAATGCCTCTGATAGGAACACAGTGAGTTCAACCTGCTTATGAGGCTTTATACACTTCTAGAAGGAAAGGACTGTCTCAATTCAGATTTCTGCTAAGATTCTTAGCTTTATACTGAATCAAAGGATGATTATTGAGtccttttcaaagaagaaaagtgCATAGGATTTGAAAAATAAGCTTCCCAAGAACTAACAGAACCTCGACTCACACGCGGAATGTGAGAACTCACAGACCCTGTCCTGGCAGCCCAAACAAACCTGAGACACAACAAATAAAAttaccccccaaccccagccccatGTTGAATCCCTGAGCCCCAAGCTATCCCTTTCTTAACTGTGGACACACATGGGTGGGTGTGGCATTTTAAGTGTCTGGGCTTTGTAAGCTGTTGGCTCAGGGCTGCCTTGGTCTTCAGGCTTGATATTCAGGGGAGCTTGAGCATGAATCAACCAGATCACAGGATCCTGGGTGATAAAACAAATTCCGCCCAGGGATTTAAACACCTCACCATGAGGCACTGCTGTCAACTCGCAGCGCTCTCACCTCCTGACTCCTATTTCCTCACTGCGGCTGCTTCCATCTTCTGCTTAAACCCTGCAGGCCTTCCCACTGCTCTTAGAACCAGGCCCAAACCTTCCAGCCAACCACAGGGCATGTTGTGACTGGCCCATGctggccctggggctggggaTCACCCCTCAAGTAACAGCCTGCAGACCTTAGCACCCCAGCCAAGGGTTCCCCCATGGCCCCatggctgggccctgccccccgccctcagtgccccctctgccccttggCTTCATGTTCTCCCTGCTCCTCTCCCATGGCCTCTGCAGTTCTGTCGCACCCCAGTTTCCACCTATGGCATGTGACTGAGTCACGAGAAGACACCAGACTCTGTATGAAGCATAGATGCGGCGAAAAGCCTGAATTCGGGTCCTGCTTTCATCAATAACTAAGTCACAGTctcctctgagcctcggttttgtTGTATGGAAGCCTGTGCTAAAGGTTTTGACTCTATATGTTGCTGGAGGATTTGCTGAGATTCTAGACCTGTGGACCAGTCGCAGGCATTGTAGGCTCTCAACAAATGTTCATAGGCGATTTGGTGCTTGTTTAGGACTCCACTGTCTAGTGCTCAGACCTAGTGTACAGGGCTTGTATGTATTTATAAACCTGGACTTCAGAATAAGAAGATCTGGGCTTAACAACTGGTGGCATCACTTCTCAGCCCAGCAGTGTCAGAAAATCCACTCAGCTTCTCGGAGCCTCCAAGTCTGCATCTTGCAGAGAGGGTGACACACAAACTGTTTCCCAGGGCTGCTGGGAGGATCAGGTGAGTTGATATACGAAAATGTTTTATACAccttggagttaaaaaaaaaaatctgtaaccaAACTTCTGTGAATACATGCTGCTGTCTCTTGTTTCTCACCCAGGTAAGCTGCCTCTATGGCTGGACCCACAATGGCATCTAGGGAGCCTCAGCACAGAGATGGCACGAAGAAGAGTTTGCTGAAAATCAAACCCACAGTGAGCTATCCCTTCACACCTGTTAGGgtgactgtcatcaaaaagaagataaatgctggcaagggtgtggagaaaaggaaccctttGTTCACacttggtgggaatataaattgaggTAGCCATTGGGGAAAAcaatggagattcctcaaaatattgaaaaacagaactaccatctgatccagcttgcgaactgtggtgctgaagcctcctgagagtcccttggactgcaaggatatcaaatcagtcaattctaaaggaaatcaaacctgaatattcactggaaggaatgtaGACTAAGCTCTtgcctcctggctcctccctcatAACAGCATACAGACCACAGACAGGGCACCCCGAGAGCACCaactccacctgggtggggggagCTCCTCTGTGAAGGATCCTGTGTCCTTCTGTTTTGTTGCCCAAGCAGGGACGACGCAACAACTGTCAATTCAAAGGCACAGGGGAGACGCTTGGGTGGTCCGTGAGGCCCAAGGGTGGGACCTGCTGGACCCCCCGCTGCACAGCTGGTTACCAGATGCTGACTCAGGGGGTTTACTCCACAGGGTCCATCAGGAAGCACCTGGGCTCAGAACCTGGGGGAATGGGAGCACTGGGGCAGGTGGGCAACAGAGCGGACCCACAGCTCAGTCAACCCTACTCAGAGCTCTGAGAGGTGAGTGAGACAGCCTTTCTGCTCTGCCTGGAGGGGTCATCAGaagcctccccccgccccagggaGGTATGAGGTCTGGCAGGCACAATGGAGGGAACGACACAGCACAGGCTGTTGACCACCCCTGCAGCTGGGCAGCATGGCCTCCCTTGAAGGGGTCTAGGCAGCATGCATCCATCTTCATGGctctcagcatcagtctttgctTCCCCAGCTTTACTGAAATATTGTCACATGACTTACGTAGACTTAAAGCATACAAGGTGATGATTTGATACGTGTAGatattgcaaaatgatgaccATAGAAATATTAACACATCCATCAAGTCATTTAATTGCCTTTTGATAACACTGAAGATCTTAtcctcttaacaactttcaagtatacagtacAGTGTTGTAAACAACAGCCACCCTCAGCCCTGTTGGCATCGATGGGATCTCTCTCCTGCAAGAAAATGATAAGTCCCACCTCATTCAAACTGGCTCAGAATAGGAAATAATTGAAATCTGTTCCCAGTTTACTTAACCAAGCCAGGGTAACCTGAATACCGAAACCTGATAAAGACGGAACAAAACAAGAATGCCACATACCAAATTTAGCAGCATTAAAACAGTAGGAAACCAGTGACCACTGGGGCTGGTGCAGAGTGAGTCCCATGACTACAAGGGCCCCTCTGGTGGCAGTTTCATGCCCAGTCAGTTTGAGCCCCAACTGTGCTCCTTTCCAGCCCTGGGACCTTGGGTTTGCTGCTTTGTGAAATGGGGTGATGGGAGCACCCACTTCCTAAGGCTCCTGTTATGATGAAGGTaattcatgtatgtgtgttatttgctcagtcatgtctgacccattgtgacctatggactgtagcctgccaggatcctctgtccatgggattttccaggcaagaatactgaaatgggttgccatttccttctccaggggatcttcccaacccagggatcaaacccacatctcctgtgtttcctgcattgcaggcagactctttacccccTGAGACATCGGGGAAGCCAATTCATGTACAGCACACACAGAGTCACCAGCCTGCAAGCTGGGAGGGCTGCACCCATGGCGGCTGTGCTGTGTCATCTGGATGGTTAATGATCTTTAACAGAAGTCTCCACTTTTACCACTTTACTGGGAAACCAGATTCTCCTGTAGAGCCCAAGCTGATGGAGCATGTAAGGGAGGTTTGAATCATCCGTTTTCTGTCAACCGTCCCTTTGTGTGTACATAGCACCATTCTTACCATTCCATCCTGCAACCCTTGGCACAGCCCTAGGACACCAGTGTGTTGGTTCCAATGACTTGGTTGGAAAGGCCATCTGGTCACATCTCTGACAGCAAAGCAGCCCTGGGTATTTCTATCAGGCCTGGTCCAGCAGGGCTGCAGGTCAGTGTTCTAAGTCCCAGAGAAATGGGAGATCCAGAAGTTCTTGCCCAAGGCCAGGGTGTTCAGCCAAAGGAAactctcttttccctttttactTGAGTaacaaagaggatgagatggttggatggtgtcaccaatgcaatggacatgaacttgggcaaacttcaggatatggtgaggaacagggaagcctggtgtgctacagtccatggggttgtgaagagtcggtcacaacttggtgactgaacaacaacaaaattacatTTGTTGTCTTGGACCTGACCTGGCAGAGTCCTTGCCAAAGGGCTAATCGGTCCCACAAGGGGTGGATCAGGCTCACAGCTGAGGGTCTCCACCGTCAGTTCCAGAGAACAGCCATCAGGGAACCAGTGACTGGTGTCCTGGGCTGTCACAGGATCCCATAGTATTTCCATAGTTCAAAGAGGAAGAGACAAGAAGCAGAGTCAGAAAGAACAACCTGCTGGAGAATACGTTTGAACACACTTTGGGGGAAGGATTTTCTACAAACAGAAGGTGCAGGTGTCGGCCAGGAGAGGAAGGGCCCTGCTCTGACCACTAGGTGGTACCTCAGGCCGTGACTGGAGAGCGGGGACAGAAGGAGTGGCGGCGGGCAGGAGGCGGTCCTGCGAAGCTGCATAAAGGACGAGCCGCAGGGAGGCTGCAGCGCCTCTGCCACCCAGTCCTCATCCTGCGGGGATGGCACTTCCCCCAGGTGCCCAGGCCAAGCTCCGGTCCCGAGTGCAGCCTGACAGCTGCTGTGCAAGAGGAGCCGCGCCAGGGCGACAAGGGAGACGGGTAAATAGCCACGCTTTCTATTCGCTTCAAGTTGGCTTGAATGGATGCAAACTGTGCCTGACCTGCGTGTGGAAAAGAGCTGGCTGGGGATGTCAGTGTGGTGGCCGTTATCCCTGAAACCGAACTAGACAAATCACACACAGTGACTCTTGACGATGGAGGTGATGACAGAAATTGTGACCCTCTCCCTAAATATGCTCTGAGTTTGAGGGCAAAGAGAGTTTTGAACATAAATCACGGGAGAGGAATTGGGCAACAGAGGAGGAAAGTATCTTGCTCTAGTTCTTGGTAAATCTAAATGCCTCATTTGTTTGTACTTCATTTCTGTGAAACTTATACAACTGTCTGTTAATCTGACTCCATGGAATTTCAAACATAGAATTTAGGGAAATTTTAATTGAGGGCTTCAATTTTAGTGTGTATGTGAAACCTAAACTTATGAATTGAAGGCGATAAGTTTTATTTGTGATTATGCTCAAGTTAGTCGATCACCTTGGTTACAATCTTAGTGACAACTGTAGGGATGAATCCTTGGGGCTTCAGGATGAACAGAAGGTACCTGTCTCCCTCTCTTGAGACCTGCAGGTCCTTCGGGACTCAGAGTCCACTCAGGAAAAGTGGGGCAGTCACCATGTGTATGGAACCAGGAGACTGGAGAGGTTCTGCAGGTTGTGAGCTGGGGCACTTTTGAGAGTAAGCATGGACACCAAGATGacaagaataagactgaaagtgTCTTGTGCATGCTGAGGTGTCTGATGACTGTGCTAGGAGGTCTGtggaaggaggggagaagggcAGAGGGGCCTTCACATCAGAGGAACTCTATTCCGGGATCCAGGACCCAGGCACACAGGGCACGTTGCTCACAGTGTGGTTGCTCTCCACACGCATGTACTTCTATAGACTGCTAACCCCTCTGGATCATGAATTAAAACCTGTTTTACAGTGATCTGCTGCTCAGAAGAGGAGCGATGAACTCCTCATTCCACCTGCACTTCTTGGATCTTGGGCTGAATGCCACGGAAGGCAACCTCTCAGGACTGAGTGTCCGGAATGCATCCTCACCATGTGAGGACATGGGCATCGCGGTGGAGGTGTTCCTGGCCCTGGGCCTCATCAGCCTGCTGGAGAACATCCTGGTCATTGGGGCCATCGTGAGGAACCGGAACCTGCatacccccatgtacttcttcgtGGGCAGTTTGGCAGTGGCCGACATGCTGGTGAGTTTGTCCAACTCCTGGGAGACCATCACCATCTATCTGCTCACCAACAAGCATCTGGTGATGGCCGATGCCTCTGTGCGGCACCTGGACAACGTGTTCGACTCCATGATCTGCATCTCCGTGGTGGCCTCCATGTGCAGCCTGCTGGCGATCGCTGTGGACCGCTATGTCACCATCTTCTACGCCCTGCGCTACCAGCGCATCATGACGGGGCGGCGCTCGGGGGCCATCATCGCTGGCATCTGGGCCTTCTGCACCAGCTGCGGCACCATCTTCATCGTGTACTACGAGTCCACGTATGTGGTCATCTGCCTCATCGCCATGTTCCTCACTATGCTGCTCCTCATGGCGTCTCTGTACACCCACATGTTCCTCCTGGCTCGAACCCACGTCCGGCGCATCGCCGCCCTGCCAGGGCACAGCTCCGTGCGGCAGAGGACTGGCGTGAAGGGCGCCGTCACCCTGGCCATGCTGCTGGGCGTCTTCATCGTGTGCTGGGCCCCCTTCTTCCTCCACCTCATCCTGATGATTTCGTGTCCTCAGAACCTCTACTGCTCTTGCTTCATGTCTCACTTCAACATGTACCTCATCCTCATCATGTGCAACTCTGTGATTGACCCTCTGATATATGCCTTCCGCAGCCAAGAGATGCGGAAGACCTTTAAGGAGATTATTTGTTTTCAGGGCTTCAGAACCCCCTGTAGGTTCCCGAGTAGGTACTAAACTAAAAGTCCTTCTCTCTGCAGCTCTTCTCTCCATCGCTCTTATGACAAGGTGGGTTAGGAAGAGTCAGAACTGGAAATTACGCCATGCATTCCCTTCATCTTTTCTCCACCTCGAATCTGTGTCTAAGAGGCAGCTTTTCCCCGACCGGCAGTTGATGGGTCAAAGGTGCACGTGCCATTTCTCTGCCTTGAGAATGCCCATGACAGTTTCTTACTGACTGCTTTCCTCCTGCATTTTCTCCCGCTCCCACCCAGTTCTGGGGTCCCCAGCACCCTCCATCTTCTGAGTGTGTGCTCAGGGGAGGTGACACTCAGTGAGCAAGTCTAAGCATGATGAGCGTGGCTGGACCTGGGAGAAAAGCTGTGAACACACCACAGTGCGTGATCACTTTCTGCCCCAGAAGCAGTTCCCTAACTTTCTGTGATGCCCCTGGGAGTTTGGCATGCTTTTTGGGGCAGAGTAGAGCGATTAGATTCTTTCCATTTGAAATCTCCTGTCTATTTGCTATGGGAATTTTCCACAGCTCTCCTTTCCTGAACTCCTGGTTTCATGGCTTGTGTCCATGATTGTACAGGGATGacatttctttaattatatttctGTCAGTCATGTTTTTGCACTAATGCAAAACATTTCTGTCTGGACAGAAAACCTCTTGCCACAAACTTTCCCTTACATGGCATGAACATCTTTGTGACTGTTTCTTACTGTCTTATTCTGACTCGGTCCAGAGTTTCCAAGTGAGCGTTTTGGGGGCATGGGGGGCCCCCCAAGTACCTGCCATGAACACAACCTGCAGGCAAGCTATCTTTGACCTTCTCTGACGGGGTCTGTCTTGGAGTCTGAAGCTCTGTCACTGTACAGTCTGCAGTTtgcagtctgactccagaagtCAAGGTACCCAGCGCTAGCCCCCTGAGTCAAATCTTTTCCAGTGCAGAATGGACTGGGAAAGTAGAGTTCAGTCCTAACTCTTCCCCTAATGGGCAGTGTTTCCTTAATCATCTCATTTCAGGTTGCGTCTGTGCTGACCCCACAGGGCAAGGCATGGGAAAGCATGAGAACACTTGAAACTTGGAAAGCACCCTAGAGattgtctatttattttaaaggaaggTTGCAGATGGGTGGTGCTAGGAGAGGATGCAGAGGGCTGTCAAAGCAGTGGCGTGGAAGCCAGGAGGCCTGCCTGGCCATGGAGCAGGTATGGGCCTTGGGCATGGCTCTAACCTCTGTGTCCCAGGGCTCTCATCTGAAGGGCTTGGTTCTTATGGCTCTGAATTCCATTCTCTTGTCTTTGATGTTAATAGCTTCTCTTTTGTTGTGAATATTCATGTCTAGACTGCCCCTAATGAAGGAATATATGTAAACAAGCAGTGGCCCACTAGGGTCACTAGATGGTGAGTGTGAGGGTCTATTGACCAGAAGACCTCCCTGGGCGCCAGGCACAAGCAAAACCTATAGACATGACCCCCACTCAGCAGCTCCGAGTCCAGAGAAAAATGGTGCTGGCTCAAGCAGGAAAGTGCATAAAACATACAAATCTTCTGGAAAGGGCAAATTAGCAGGTTATTGACAGTTGAGGTTTGAGGAGGCAACTAACCCTTCAAATGCATCCTGTCCTTTTAGCTGACATTCCCATGTGTACCCATGGGCATGAGTGAGTTCTACATGACTGTGCTGGGAACCACCAGTCCGAGTTATGTGGGTCGTGTCAGGATCCCTGGCTCCAGGAGCATGGGCTTCTCGCTGCCCAACTCGCCTCGGGGGCCCTGTTGCCACAGCAGTTTCTGGTGCTCAGCTGTTGTTTGTCGTCGTTGCTAACCAAATGTGTACTTAGCCCGCTGCCCGCCAGCACTCTCGGAGTGCTAACCGAGGTCATCAGGGCCGCGATCCCATAGGCAGATCACACTTCAGCCCTCGTGGTTTACCCTGTGGCTCTTCTGGGGACTCACTCTCATCAGGCTGATTTACTGCTCTGGGTGGATACTGGCTGCAGACAAGGTCTGATCTTCTCTACAAAGGTCCTTGAGGAAATGCTCAAAGGTCTTATAATCTCTGTATAAGTAGTGCAGAAATAGCCGAATGTTCTGATGAGTCTTCACTTGGAAGAAGTAACCGGAATGCAGAGACTCAGTAAATATCTGTAAATGAGCCTGGAATCCCAGCCCACAGCccccagaccaaaaaaaaaatccacagaactGTTGTACGCTATTGTATATTAACTATTTCTGCCTTTGTAGCAATTTTTTTGGTGTAAAAACATGTGTTCAAAAAAAGGTTAATAAAACAGAAGGACCAGACCACCCATTTTAACTGGCCATTCTAACTTCTGATAATCagagggttttgggtcttctgtTTGTCAGCAGCTGCTGCAAAATGAGGAGGGACGTTCACTGATGAGGTGTGATGGTATTTTCTTGATGGTATTTATCACCTATAGGATGGTCATTTATCAGTTCAAAATGATTTAACTGCTGGTAATAAAATTGTacacgtaaaaaaaaaaaagaaaaaaaattgtacacgTGACATTATATGCTGTCCAGAATTCTGTCTTTCAGGAAGTATTTTGGTGTTATTATCTGTTCTCAGTAGGGGGGTAGAGAAAGTGCCATTCAGGGATCTCTGCCATTACAGTTTGGGGGACATGACTTATCTCAAGACGTGTGGAAGAAGTGTGCAAAGCCCAAGGTGCTACCTACAACTAAATGTGAATTCAGGAGGCATGGATTGTGTGCGCTGTGGAACGAGGGCTGTGGCTGAGTTCTCACAGGTGGGTAGCGGGTGTGTGTTGAGACTTCCAGGGAGGGAATCTCCCTGGAATTTCCAGTAGGTAGTCTCTACATCAGGCTCAGATGTGGCTCCTCTTGATCTGGAGACCAATAAACTGAAAGGCCACCTTATCTGATATTTTTCCCAATGTAATGATGGTGGCAGAGGGGCCACACAGACATGAACCCCTTCCAGGAGCAGTGAGTAGGAGACTTGGCCTCACCCACCCAGGGCTCAGCGGCAGCCTGTGGCCAGTGCAACCCTGTTGTTCAGGACCCACCTTGGCCTGTTTATTTCCCAGGCTTGCTGTACATCTCTCCTTTTTGCTCCCAAGACTTGTTCTTGCTCTCATCTTAAA encodes the following:
- the MC5R gene encoding melanocortin receptor 5, with the protein product MNSSFHLHFLDLGLNATEGNLSGLSVRNASSPCEDMGIAVEVFLALGLISLLENILVIGAIVRNRNLHTPMYFFVGSLAVADMLVSLSNSWETITIYLLTNKHLVMADASVRHLDNVFDSMICISVVASMCSLLAIAVDRYVTIFYALRYQRIMTGRRSGAIIAGIWAFCTSCGTIFIVYYESTYVVICLIAMFLTMLLLMASLYTHMFLLARTHVRRIAALPGHSSVRQRTGVKGAVTLAMLLGVFIVCWAPFFLHLILMISCPQNLYCSCFMSHFNMYLILIMCNSVIDPLIYAFRSQEMRKTFKEIICFQGFRTPCRFPSRY